In Bacteroidota bacterium, a single genomic region encodes these proteins:
- the raiA gene encoding ribosome-associated translation inhibitor RaiA yields the protein MKVKIQSIHFDADKKLLDFITEKMDKLLHFYDHIIQSEVFLKIDKSDDSSNKIAEIRIHIPGQELFAKKQCKTFEEAVDTAIDALSKQVIKHKEKIKSI from the coding sequence ATGAAAGTTAAAATTCAATCCATCCACTTCGATGCGGACAAAAAATTGCTGGATTTTATAACCGAAAAAATGGATAAACTCCTGCATTTTTATGACCACATCATACAGAGTGAAGTGTTTTTAAAAATCGACAAGTCAGACGATAGTTCAAACAAAATTGCCGAGATACGAATTCATATTCCGGGGCAAGAGTTGTTTGCTAAAAAGCAGTGTAAAACATTTGAAGAGGCTGTGGATACTGCGATTGATGCTTTAAGTAAGCAAGTAATTAAGCACAAGGAAAAGATTAAAAGTATTTAA
- a CDS encoding amidohydrolase: MKHILEKIKLRSNELLHEVSLIRRHLHAHPELSFQEFETSAYVCEKLKEYGVEYTSGWVKTGIVALVKGKNPEKKVIALRSDLDALPIVEESKVPYCSTNVGVMHACGHDVHTACLLGVAKILNELKDEFEGTVKFIFQPGEEKLPGGASLMIREGVLENPQPSAILGQHVTPQLEHGQVGFRSGMYMASADELYLTVTGKGGHAALPAHYNNPLLIASKILLALQEEFMTDKLGLNQHIGSEKEVIPTVLAFGKVTAAGATNVIPEKVFMEGTFRTFDEAWRADAHKRMKEIAETIAKEMNGACDFRVELGYPFLVNDAAVTERGKAAAIEFLGKENVIDLELRMTSEDFAFYSQLTPACFYRLGTGNKSKNIVANVHTSTFDVDEAALEIGVGLMCWMAIHELSISS, from the coding sequence ATGAAACATATTCTTGAAAAGATTAAATTGCGCAGCAATGAACTGCTTCATGAAGTAAGCTTGATTCGGAGGCACCTCCATGCGCACCCTGAACTTTCTTTTCAAGAATTTGAAACTTCTGCTTATGTATGTGAAAAGCTTAAGGAGTATGGAGTTGAGTATACTTCGGGTTGGGTGAAAACCGGAATTGTGGCATTGGTGAAAGGAAAAAATCCGGAGAAAAAAGTAATTGCATTGCGTTCTGATTTGGACGCACTCCCAATAGTAGAAGAAAGTAAAGTTCCTTATTGTTCCACTAATGTTGGTGTGATGCATGCTTGTGGGCACGATGTGCATACTGCCTGTTTGCTGGGAGTTGCCAAAATTCTCAACGAATTAAAAGACGAGTTTGAAGGGACCGTAAAATTTATCTTTCAGCCCGGTGAAGAAAAACTTCCGGGAGGCGCCTCACTAATGATTCGTGAAGGAGTGCTTGAAAATCCGCAGCCAAGTGCAATTTTGGGACAACATGTTACGCCTCAATTGGAGCATGGACAAGTAGGTTTTCGGTCCGGAATGTATATGGCATCCGCAGATGAACTTTATCTTACCGTTACCGGTAAGGGGGGACACGCTGCATTACCGGCGCATTACAATAATCCCTTGCTCATTGCTTCAAAAATTTTATTGGCTTTGCAAGAAGAATTTATGACGGATAAGCTTGGATTAAACCAACACATTGGTTCTGAAAAGGAGGTAATACCAACGGTTTTGGCCTTTGGAAAAGTAACAGCCGCCGGAGCTACCAACGTAATTCCTGAAAAAGTTTTTATGGAAGGTACCTTCCGCACTTTCGATGAAGCCTGGCGCGCAGATGCTCATAAGCGAATGAAGGAGATTGCTGAAACAATTGCCAAAGAGATGAATGGAGCTTGTGATTTTAGAGTAGAATTGGGCTATCCGTTTTTAGTAAATGATGCTGCTGTTACCGAAAGAGGTAAAGCCGCTGCAATAGAATTTCTTGGTAAAGAAAATGTAATTGATCTGGAATTAAGAATGACTTCCGAGGATTTTGCATTTTATTCTCAGTTAACTCCTGCTTGCTTTTATAGATTAGGCACCGGAAATAAATCAAAAAATATTGTTGCCAATGTGCACACATCCACTTTTGATGTAGATGAGGCTGCGCTCGAAATAGGAGTTGGCTTAATGTGTTGGATGGCAATTCATGAGCTTTCGATTTCTTCCTAA
- a CDS encoding tyrosine-type recombinase/integrase, which yields MVKARFVEYLQYEKRFSPHTVTAYSNDLTQFYNFLKAEYDLTDIKEVNHTFIRTWLVKMMEQEISPRSINRKITTLKTYYKFLLREGEVSLNPMLKIVAPKNSKRLPEYVEQEKMDRLLDFTEFKEGYEGMRDKMIIELFYATGIRLSELISLNHYSFDFYNNAIKVLGKRNKERIIPISFFTKEQLQKYLMVLKKSFPNAAYFFVTNKGEKLYPKFVYDLVKRNLGNVTTAKKKSPHVLRHSFATNMLNNGAELNAIKELLGHASLSATQVYTHNTIKKLKNIHSQAHPKA from the coding sequence ATGGTGAAAGCGCGATTTGTTGAGTACCTCCAATACGAGAAAAGATTCTCTCCTCACACAGTTACTGCTTACAGCAACGACCTCACGCAGTTTTACAATTTTTTAAAAGCCGAATACGACCTGACTGACATTAAAGAAGTAAACCACACCTTTATTAGAACGTGGTTGGTAAAAATGATGGAGCAAGAAATTAGCCCGCGTTCCATAAACCGAAAAATTACTACACTCAAGACATATTATAAGTTTTTACTACGCGAAGGCGAAGTAAGTCTGAACCCTATGTTAAAAATTGTAGCCCCAAAAAATAGCAAAAGGCTGCCAGAATATGTGGAACAGGAAAAAATGGACCGTTTGCTCGATTTTACTGAGTTTAAAGAAGGTTATGAAGGGATGCGTGATAAAATGATTATCGAATTGTTTTATGCAACCGGTATCCGCTTAAGCGAACTCATCAGCTTAAATCACTACTCTTTTGATTTTTATAACAATGCCATTAAAGTGCTCGGAAAACGTAATAAGGAGCGCATCATTCCAATATCTTTTTTCACCAAAGAACAATTGCAGAAATATTTGATGGTGCTTAAAAAGAGTTTTCCCAATGCTGCCTATTTCTTTGTAACCAATAAAGGTGAAAAATTGTATCCTAAATTTGTGTACGATTTGGTTAAGCGCAATTTAGGCAACGTTACCACTGCAAAAAAGAAGAGTCCGCATGTGTTGCGTCACAGTTTTGCAACCAATATGTTAAATAATGGTGCGGAACTCAATGCAATTAAGGAATTACTGGGGCATGCCAGTCTTTCGGCAACCCAAGTATACACGCACAATACGATTAAAAAATTAAAAAATATTCACTCACAAGCCCATCCAAAAGCATGA
- a CDS encoding sulfite exporter TauE/SafE family protein, whose product MNAILILLAIGLAAGMLSGLVGVGGGIIIVPVLVFFLGYTQHHAQGTTLFLFMLPVGVLGVYNYYKAGNVDFKAALIIGCTFLVGSYIGSKAALALDQNTVKKLFGILIFIVSLRMIFGK is encoded by the coding sequence ATGAATGCAATTTTAATTTTACTTGCCATTGGCTTAGCTGCCGGTATGCTAAGTGGCTTGGTAGGAGTAGGGGGAGGAATAATTATTGTGCCGGTACTTGTTTTTTTTCTGGGATATACTCAGCACCACGCACAAGGAACCACTTTGTTTTTGTTTATGCTGCCGGTTGGCGTTTTAGGAGTTTACAATTACTATAAAGCCGGTAATGTCGACTTTAAAGCAGCCTTAATTATCGGATGTACCTTTCTAGTTGGAAGTTATATTGGATCAAAAGCTGCCTTAGCTTTGGATCAAAACACTGTAAAAAAGTTATTCGGAATATTAATTTTCATTGTGTCATTGAGAATGATATTCGGAAAGTAA
- a CDS encoding acyl-CoA dehydrogenase family protein has protein sequence MNFSLSENQLMIADMIRKFGEEHIKPKMMEWDEAQIFPVEVFKKLGELGLMGVLVPTEYGGSGFSYTEYVTAIVELSKICGSIGLSMAAHNSLCTGHILQFGNEEQKKKYLPKLATAEWIGAWGLTETATGSDAGGMLTVAKKDGDYYILNGSKNFITHAISGNVAVVITRTGEKGDSHGMTAFIIEKGTPGFKSGKKENKLGMRASETAELIFEDCRVHKSQMLGKEGDGFIQAMKVLDGGRISIASLAVGIARGAFEAALKYSKERQQFGKPISHFQGVSFMLADMATEIEAAELLTFLAADKKNRGLKMTKEGAYAKYYASEVCVRAANNGVQIFGGYGYTKDFPAEKYYRDSKLCTIGEGTSEIQKIVIAREILK, from the coding sequence ATGAATTTTTCACTTAGTGAAAATCAATTAATGATTGCCGATATGATCCGCAAGTTTGGCGAAGAGCATATAAAACCCAAAATGATGGAATGGGATGAAGCCCAAATTTTTCCGGTAGAGGTGTTTAAGAAACTCGGTGAGTTAGGATTGATGGGTGTTTTAGTACCCACCGAATACGGAGGGTCAGGATTTTCATATACCGAATATGTTACTGCCATTGTGGAATTATCTAAAATTTGTGGCTCTATTGGATTGTCGATGGCGGCGCACAATTCATTGTGTACAGGTCATATTCTTCAATTTGGTAACGAAGAACAAAAGAAAAAGTATTTGCCAAAGCTTGCCACAGCCGAATGGATTGGAGCTTGGGGATTAACCGAAACCGCAACCGGTTCGGATGCCGGCGGGATGCTCACGGTAGCGAAGAAGGACGGCGATTACTATATTTTAAATGGTTCAAAAAATTTTATTACCCATGCCATTAGTGGAAACGTTGCGGTAGTAATAACCCGTACCGGCGAAAAAGGCGATTCTCATGGCATGACCGCATTTATTATTGAAAAAGGAACACCAGGCTTTAAATCGGGTAAAAAGGAAAATAAATTGGGAATGCGAGCTTCCGAAACAGCAGAACTTATTTTTGAAGATTGCCGCGTGCACAAGAGCCAAATGTTAGGTAAAGAAGGGGATGGATTTATACAAGCCATGAAAGTATTGGATGGTGGTAGGATATCAATTGCTTCGCTTGCTGTAGGTATTGCTCGTGGTGCCTTTGAAGCTGCATTAAAATATTCGAAAGAACGTCAGCAGTTTGGAAAACCTATTTCACATTTTCAAGGTGTATCCTTTATGTTGGCCGATATGGCAACCGAAATTGAAGCAGCCGAATTACTTACCTTTTTAGCAGCCGATAAAAAGAACCGTGGTTTAAAAATGACCAAAGAAGGAGCATACGCAAAATATTATGCCAGCGAAGTGTGTGTGCGTGCTGCCAATAATGGTGTGCAAATTTTTGGTGGATATGGCTATACAAAAGACTTTCCGGCCGAAAAGTACTACCGCGATTCAAAATTATGCACCATTGGGGAAGGAACCAGCGAAATTCAAAAAATAGTGATTGCCCGTGAAATATTAAAATAA
- a CDS encoding PD40 domain-containing protein, whose translation MRLAIKKWFNSAILFTFLLGSTVQAQFYNGLQMEFGKNRIQYNDFLWQSMKFEKFDTYFYLGGKELAVFTAQVAQKNMDDLEKLFDYTIDEKIQFIIYNKLSDFRQSNIGIAVSDQFNIGGQTRLVGSKVIIYNEGDHKKLEHQIRAGIADVLMSQIMYGGNWKEKLRNSTLLNLPDWYVKGLVQFVAEDWNPEIDNRTRDGICTGKYRKFNRLEGIDAINAGHSLWNYVAQTYGKAVIPNILYMTSVSRNMESGFYFVLGVSLKNLFRDYQNYYSGRYALTERSTLSPAKEFSGVKRPKQFKTITQFKISPDGKYATYVTNQMGQYKLFVYNYEKGKAKKIMKVGKKLDRINDYSYPLIAWHPTSELFAIITEEKGEVALTYYNIERKKKEKHPPLYDFDKVLDLAYSDDGKNIVFSAVKDGSTDIYNYGVAANTAVPITQDAYDDLNPRFVNKSTQIVFSSNRNTDTLRIGDELSKRPAALTHDLFIYDLKSKSKVLKRYTNTPNVNERYPVQFDKERIAYLGDNNGIINRYVAQYDSSLTFVDTTEHYRYFTVSKPLTNTSRNILEQDFNPESKKYSQVVFYNGKYRLYEGTYDDTKAQSDIKLFAPKNAETAVGLANSDTLTKPRKHIKPVKVYVEPEEKQAKDGKIDINNYRFESEGNSAQNSAKQEVPKSNKVVIKIGESQDTSRNTRTTFLSNQSLSILPTASGNVLEIPKQRNYNLIFNVDQVVSQLDYGFLNSNYQKFTGSAVYFNPGLNGLLKIGISDLFEDYRFVGAMRLSADLKSNEFFVSYENRVHRWDKQFVLHRQSFPVVRSAGAPKVLTQQAKYILKYPFSEVASVRGSIAYRNDRLTFLSSDLQGLKQATQYENWGIAKLEYVFDNTINKGLNLYNGTRFKIFGEYFNQLNKNKVNMSVLGFDVRHYRKIHRSLIWANRLAASTSFGKQKLVYYLGSVDNWLNVGRYSTFNDKQAIDYSQNYGYQTLATNLRGFNQNIRNGNSFAVLNSEIRFPIFNYLFNRPLKSDFLNNFQLIGFGDVGAAWTGKSPYSNDNSFNTETISQQPIKVFLKSQREPIVGGYGFGLRSRLFGYFIRADWAWGVEDGEVKPYIFYLSFSLDF comes from the coding sequence ATGCGATTGGCAATCAAAAAATGGTTTAATAGCGCCATTTTATTTACTTTCCTTTTAGGTTCAACAGTTCAGGCACAGTTCTATAATGGATTGCAAATGGAGTTTGGAAAGAACCGCATTCAATACAACGATTTTTTGTGGCAAAGTATGAAGTTTGAAAAGTTTGATACCTACTTTTACTTAGGAGGTAAGGAACTGGCCGTGTTTACTGCGCAAGTAGCACAAAAAAATATGGATGATTTGGAAAAATTGTTCGATTATACGATTGATGAAAAGATTCAATTCATAATTTATAACAAGTTATCTGATTTTCGGCAAAGCAACATAGGTATTGCAGTGAGCGATCAATTTAACATTGGCGGACAAACCCGCTTGGTAGGCTCAAAAGTGATTATTTACAACGAAGGCGATCATAAAAAACTGGAGCATCAAATTCGTGCAGGTATTGCGGATGTGCTTATGAGTCAAATTATGTATGGCGGAAACTGGAAAGAAAAATTGCGAAACAGTACACTTCTTAATCTACCTGATTGGTATGTAAAAGGTTTGGTGCAATTTGTGGCAGAAGATTGGAATCCAGAAATTGATAACCGGACACGCGACGGCATTTGCACAGGTAAATACCGTAAATTTAATAGACTCGAAGGTATTGACGCTATTAATGCTGGACATTCTCTTTGGAATTATGTGGCACAAACGTATGGTAAAGCTGTTATTCCAAATATCTTATACATGACAAGTGTAAGCAGGAATATGGAAAGCGGATTTTATTTTGTGCTCGGTGTATCTTTAAAAAATTTATTTCGTGATTATCAAAATTATTATTCAGGCCGTTATGCGTTAACCGAAAGAAGTACATTAAGTCCCGCTAAGGAATTTAGTGGTGTGAAACGACCCAAGCAGTTTAAAACCATTACCCAGTTTAAGATCAGTCCGGATGGTAAATATGCAACCTATGTAACCAATCAAATGGGGCAATACAAATTGTTTGTATACAACTATGAAAAAGGGAAAGCAAAAAAAATAATGAAGGTTGGGAAAAAGCTCGATCGCATTAATGATTATTCTTATCCGCTTATTGCTTGGCATCCAACCAGCGAATTGTTTGCGATTATTACCGAAGAAAAGGGCGAAGTAGCTTTGACCTACTACAACATCGAAAGGAAAAAAAAGGAAAAGCATCCGCCTTTGTACGACTTTGATAAGGTATTGGATTTAGCTTATTCTGACGATGGTAAAAACATTGTTTTTTCGGCGGTGAAAGATGGCAGTACGGATATTTACAATTATGGTGTAGCAGCTAATACAGCTGTTCCTATAACTCAGGATGCCTATGATGACTTAAATCCGCGCTTTGTAAATAAATCCACACAAATTGTTTTTTCATCCAACCGAAATACAGATACACTCCGTATTGGTGACGAATTGAGTAAACGACCAGCTGCACTCACACATGACTTGTTTATTTATGATTTGAAATCAAAATCAAAAGTATTGAAACGCTATACAAACACACCAAATGTTAATGAGCGGTATCCGGTGCAATTTGATAAAGAGCGCATTGCTTACTTAGGAGACAATAATGGAATAATAAATCGCTATGTGGCGCAGTACGACAGCAGTTTAACTTTTGTTGATACTACTGAACATTATCGTTATTTTACGGTATCGAAGCCACTTACCAATACCTCTCGAAATATTTTGGAACAGGATTTTAATCCCGAATCAAAAAAGTATTCTCAAGTAGTTTTTTATAATGGTAAATACCGCTTGTACGAGGGAACGTATGACGATACCAAAGCACAATCGGATATTAAACTATTTGCTCCCAAAAACGCTGAAACAGCAGTGGGATTGGCTAATTCTGATACGTTAACTAAACCGCGTAAACACATTAAGCCGGTAAAAGTTTATGTGGAGCCCGAAGAAAAGCAAGCCAAGGATGGTAAAATTGACATTAATAATTATCGTTTTGAATCAGAGGGAAACAGTGCTCAGAACAGTGCAAAGCAAGAGGTGCCAAAATCGAATAAAGTAGTAATTAAAATTGGTGAAAGTCAGGATACAAGCCGCAATACGCGTACTACTTTTTTATCTAACCAATCCTTAAGTATACTTCCGACAGCAAGTGGCAATGTATTAGAGATTCCTAAACAACGAAACTATAATTTGATATTTAATGTTGATCAAGTTGTATCGCAATTGGATTATGGTTTTTTGAATTCCAATTATCAAAAATTTACCGGAAGTGCAGTTTATTTTAATCCCGGATTGAATGGATTGTTAAAAATTGGAATAAGTGATTTGTTTGAAGATTATCGCTTTGTTGGTGCCATGCGCCTTTCGGCAGATTTAAAAAGCAATGAGTTTTTTGTGAGTTACGAAAATAGGGTGCACCGATGGGACAAGCAATTTGTGTTGCACCGTCAGAGTTTTCCGGTTGTGCGTTCGGCAGGAGCTCCTAAGGTGCTGACACAGCAGGCAAAGTATATTTTAAAATATCCATTTAGCGAGGTGGCAAGTGTACGTGGAAGTATTGCTTACCGCAATGATCGCTTAACTTTTTTATCGTCTGATTTGCAAGGTTTAAAACAAGCTACTCAATATGAAAATTGGGGCATTGCTAAATTGGAGTATGTGTTTGATAATACGATTAACAAAGGTCTGAATTTATACAATGGCACCCGGTTCAAAATTTTTGGAGAGTATTTTAATCAACTCAATAAGAACAAAGTTAATATGTCGGTATTGGGATTTGATGTGCGACATTATCGAAAAATTCACCGCAGTTTAATTTGGGCAAATCGCTTGGCGGCATCCACTTCTTTTGGAAAACAAAAATTGGTGTATTATCTCGGAAGTGTCGACAATTGGCTAAATGTGGGGCGATACAGCACCTTCAATGATAAACAAGCCATCGATTATTCGCAGAATTATGGGTATCAAACATTGGCAACCAACCTTCGTGGGTTTAACCAAAACATTCGAAACGGTAATAGTTTTGCGGTCTTAAACAGTGAAATTCGATTCCCTATTTTTAATTATTTATTTAACCGTCCTCTCAAAAGCGATTTTTTAAACAACTTTCAACTTATTGGTTTTGGGGATGTAGGTGCTGCTTGGACAGGCAAATCGCCCTACTCTAACGACAATTCATTTAATACCGAAACGATTTCGCAACAGCCCATTAAAGTTTTCTTAAAAAGCCAACGCGAACCGATTGTGGGTGGATATGGATTTGGTTTACGAAGCCGTTTGTTTGGATATTTTATTCGCGCCGATTGGGCATGGGGAGTGGAGGACGGAGAAGTAAAACCATATATATTTTACCTTTCATTTAGTTTGGATTTTTAA
- a CDS encoding MBL fold metallo-hydrolase: MITIQPFTFNPFQENTYLLFDETLACAIVDPGCSNATERKTLQDFISKNKLKPVKLLNTHTHIDHILGNKFVADTYQLDLEMNENDLKTLASGTVSAAIFAIEYEESPQPKVFLNEGDIVTFGNTQLEIVFTPGHSMGSICFYNRAHKFIIGGDVLFYQSIGRTDLPGGNHAQLLTSIRTKLFSLPDDFIVYPGHGPTTTIGFEKKNNPFLN, translated from the coding sequence ATGATAACCATACAACCTTTTACCTTTAATCCTTTTCAGGAAAACACGTATTTACTTTTTGATGAAACCCTAGCATGTGCCATAGTTGACCCGGGATGCAGCAATGCCACTGAGCGAAAAACACTTCAAGATTTTATTTCTAAAAATAAACTCAAGCCGGTAAAATTACTTAACACCCATACCCATATTGACCATATATTGGGCAATAAATTTGTTGCTGATACCTATCAGCTAGACTTGGAAATGAATGAGAACGATTTGAAAACCCTTGCCAGCGGGACGGTTTCAGCAGCCATTTTTGCCATAGAGTATGAAGAATCTCCTCAGCCAAAAGTATTTTTGAACGAAGGCGATATCGTAACATTTGGAAACACTCAACTCGAAATTGTATTTACCCCGGGCCATTCCATGGGAAGTATTTGCTTTTACAACCGGGCGCATAAATTCATCATTGGCGGCGATGTACTTTTTTATCAAAGCATTGGCCGGACTGACCTACCGGGAGGTAATCACGCACAATTGTTAACGAGTATTCGCACCAAATTATTTTCCTTACCGGATGATTTTATCGTATATCCCGGACATGGGCCAACTACTACCATAGGGTTTGAAAAGAAGAACAATCCATTTTTGAATTAA
- a CDS encoding 30S ribosomal protein S21, which translates to MIIVPVKDGESIEKSLKKFKKKIEKTGMVRELRDRQKFTKPSVVKRMQKIKAVYVQKLHQTEENS; encoded by the coding sequence ATGATTATAGTACCCGTTAAAGATGGTGAATCTATTGAGAAATCACTAAAAAAGTTTAAAAAGAAGATTGAAAAAACAGGCATGGTTAGAGAATTGCGTGACCGTCAAAAGTTCACAAAACCATCTGTTGTTAAACGTATGCAAAAAATAAAAGCTGTTTACGTTCAAAAATTACATCAAACAGAAGAAAATTCTTAA